A window of the Miscanthus floridulus cultivar M001 chromosome 14, ASM1932011v1, whole genome shotgun sequence genome harbors these coding sequences:
- the LOC136504908 gene encoding uncharacterized protein isoform X1 has protein sequence MRKQWPRKPLLYGIGTLLVTAGTGRHPWPASDVVLDVGCGTSVLSIFCTFAGGTCVLLYSSYMWRRRSFTITVCTTSLSSIVDMGSDCRSLKRKRVYADPPPTIIDTHVYRWVEFHEVGMEHISSIWDVSAMVFWKGKVRHHHGDTYLCVILKDEQGTKMEAVAYGNQTMRFDHLLRIGECYDFMRVDFAPTHVGPLGYIFRLCADYFMVLSLQSMANAPPRELWICQCPRTFMEFEDVYAQAEYFFTDVIGIVVHVSNSRGRDDVWMRPYRYVVLMNERYNCIIITVKYTHICHHLSEWRRAASELRVLAGFHV, from the exons ATGCGGAAGCAATGGCCTAGGAAGCCACTGCTGTATGGAATCGGCACCCTGTTGGTCACAGCCGGCACTGGCCGACACCCCTGGCCGGCCAGCGAT GTAGTTTTGGATGTGGGTTGCGGCACTAGTGTTCTTTCGATATTTTGTACTTTTGCTGGTGGCACTTGT GTGCTACTATACTCCTCGTATATGTGGAGGCGCAGATCATTCACCATTACAGTCTGCACTACATCTTTATCATCAA TTGTCGATATGGGTTCTGACTGTCGGTCGCTCAAAAGAAAGAGGGTGTATGCTGACCCGCCACCTACAATCATCGATACACACGTCTATAG ATGGGTTGAATTCCATGAAGTGGGAATGGAACACATATCTTCCATATGGGATGTGAGTGCCATGGTTTTTTGGAAAGGCAAGGTACGACATCACCATGGTGATACATATTTGTGTGTAATTTTGAAGGATGAGCAG GGAACCAAAATGGAAGCGGTTGCGTACGGCAACCAAACCATGAGGTTCGACCATTTGCTCCGTATAGGAGAATGTTATGACTTCATGAGAGTTGACTTCGCGCCTACTCATGTTGGTCCTTTGGGCTACATCTTCCGTTTATGTGCTGACTACTTTATGGTTCTATCTCTACAAAGTATGGCTAATGCACCACCGAGAGAGCTATGGATTTGTCAGTGTCCTCGTACCTTTATGGAATTCGAGGATGTATACGCTCAAGCTGAGTACTTTTTTACTG ATGTCATTGGTATAGTTGTGCATGTGTCGAATAGTCGAGGAAGGGATGACGTGTGGATGCGACCGTACAGATATGTGGTGCTGATGAATGAAAG GTATAATTGCATCATAATAACCGTCAAGTATACACACATATGCCATCACTTATCGGAATGGCGGCGAGCGGCATCAGAGTTGCGCGTTTTAGCTGGTTTCCATGTATAG
- the LOC136504908 gene encoding uncharacterized protein isoform X3 yields MRKQWPRKPLLYGIGTLLVTAGTGRHPWPASDVVLDVGCGTSVLSIFCTFAGGTCVLLYSSYMWRRRSFTITVCTTSLSSIVDMGSDCRSLKRKRVYADPPPTIIDTHVYRWVEFHEVGMEHISSIWDVSAMVFWKGKGTKMEAVAYGNQTMRFDHLLRIGECYDFMRVDFAPTHVGPLGYIFRLCADYFMVLSLQSMANAPPRELWICQCPRTFMEFEDVYAQAEYFFTDVIGIVVHVSNSRGRDDVWMRPYRYVVLMNERYNCIIITVKYTHICHHLSEWRRAASELRVLAGFHV; encoded by the exons ATGCGGAAGCAATGGCCTAGGAAGCCACTGCTGTATGGAATCGGCACCCTGTTGGTCACAGCCGGCACTGGCCGACACCCCTGGCCGGCCAGCGAT GTAGTTTTGGATGTGGGTTGCGGCACTAGTGTTCTTTCGATATTTTGTACTTTTGCTGGTGGCACTTGT GTGCTACTATACTCCTCGTATATGTGGAGGCGCAGATCATTCACCATTACAGTCTGCACTACATCTTTATCATCAA TTGTCGATATGGGTTCTGACTGTCGGTCGCTCAAAAGAAAGAGGGTGTATGCTGACCCGCCACCTACAATCATCGATACACACGTCTATAG ATGGGTTGAATTCCATGAAGTGGGAATGGAACACATATCTTCCATATGGGATGTGAGTGCCATGGTTTTTTGGAAAGGCAAG GGAACCAAAATGGAAGCGGTTGCGTACGGCAACCAAACCATGAGGTTCGACCATTTGCTCCGTATAGGAGAATGTTATGACTTCATGAGAGTTGACTTCGCGCCTACTCATGTTGGTCCTTTGGGCTACATCTTCCGTTTATGTGCTGACTACTTTATGGTTCTATCTCTACAAAGTATGGCTAATGCACCACCGAGAGAGCTATGGATTTGTCAGTGTCCTCGTACCTTTATGGAATTCGAGGATGTATACGCTCAAGCTGAGTACTTTTTTACTG ATGTCATTGGTATAGTTGTGCATGTGTCGAATAGTCGAGGAAGGGATGACGTGTGGATGCGACCGTACAGATATGTGGTGCTGATGAATGAAAG GTATAATTGCATCATAATAACCGTCAAGTATACACACATATGCCATCACTTATCGGAATGGCGGCGAGCGGCATCAGAGTTGCGCGTTTTAGCTGGTTTCCATGTATAG
- the LOC136504908 gene encoding uncharacterized protein isoform X4: MRKQWPRKPLLYGIGTLLVTAGTGRHPWPASDVVLDVGCGTSVLSIFCTFAGGTCVLLYSSYMWRRRSFTITVCTTSLSSIVDMGSDCRSLKRKRVYADPPPTIIDTHVYRWVEFHEVGMEHISSIWDVSAMVFWKGKVRHHHGDTYLCVILKDEQGTKMEAVAYGNQTMSMANAPPRELWICQCPRTFMEFEDVYAQAEYFFTDVIGIVVHVSNSRGRDDVWMRPYRYVVLMNERYNCIIITVKYTHICHHLSEWRRAASELRVLAGFHV, from the exons ATGCGGAAGCAATGGCCTAGGAAGCCACTGCTGTATGGAATCGGCACCCTGTTGGTCACAGCCGGCACTGGCCGACACCCCTGGCCGGCCAGCGAT GTAGTTTTGGATGTGGGTTGCGGCACTAGTGTTCTTTCGATATTTTGTACTTTTGCTGGTGGCACTTGT GTGCTACTATACTCCTCGTATATGTGGAGGCGCAGATCATTCACCATTACAGTCTGCACTACATCTTTATCATCAA TTGTCGATATGGGTTCTGACTGTCGGTCGCTCAAAAGAAAGAGGGTGTATGCTGACCCGCCACCTACAATCATCGATACACACGTCTATAG ATGGGTTGAATTCCATGAAGTGGGAATGGAACACATATCTTCCATATGGGATGTGAGTGCCATGGTTTTTTGGAAAGGCAAGGTACGACATCACCATGGTGATACATATTTGTGTGTAATTTTGAAGGATGAGCAG GGAACCAAAATGGAAGCGGTTGCGTACGGCAACCAAACCATGAG TATGGCTAATGCACCACCGAGAGAGCTATGGATTTGTCAGTGTCCTCGTACCTTTATGGAATTCGAGGATGTATACGCTCAAGCTGAGTACTTTTTTACTG ATGTCATTGGTATAGTTGTGCATGTGTCGAATAGTCGAGGAAGGGATGACGTGTGGATGCGACCGTACAGATATGTGGTGCTGATGAATGAAAG GTATAATTGCATCATAATAACCGTCAAGTATACACACATATGCCATCACTTATCGGAATGGCGGCGAGCGGCATCAGAGTTGCGCGTTTTAGCTGGTTTCCATGTATAG
- the LOC136504908 gene encoding uncharacterized protein isoform X2, with the protein MRKQWPRKPLLYGIGTLLVTAGTGRHPWPASDVVLDVGCGTSVLSIFCTFAGGTCVLLYSSYMWRRRSFTITVCTTSLSSIVDMGSDCRSLKRKRVYADPPPTIIDTHVYRWVEFHEVGMEHISSIWDVSAMVFWKGKTIVIYLLDLIFLQGTKMEAVAYGNQTMRFDHLLRIGECYDFMRVDFAPTHVGPLGYIFRLCADYFMVLSLQSMANAPPRELWICQCPRTFMEFEDVYAQAEYFFTDVIGIVVHVSNSRGRDDVWMRPYRYVVLMNERYNCIIITVKYTHICHHLSEWRRAASELRVLAGFHV; encoded by the exons ATGCGGAAGCAATGGCCTAGGAAGCCACTGCTGTATGGAATCGGCACCCTGTTGGTCACAGCCGGCACTGGCCGACACCCCTGGCCGGCCAGCGAT GTAGTTTTGGATGTGGGTTGCGGCACTAGTGTTCTTTCGATATTTTGTACTTTTGCTGGTGGCACTTGT GTGCTACTATACTCCTCGTATATGTGGAGGCGCAGATCATTCACCATTACAGTCTGCACTACATCTTTATCATCAA TTGTCGATATGGGTTCTGACTGTCGGTCGCTCAAAAGAAAGAGGGTGTATGCTGACCCGCCACCTACAATCATCGATACACACGTCTATAG ATGGGTTGAATTCCATGAAGTGGGAATGGAACACATATCTTCCATATGGGATGTGAGTGCCATGGTTTTTTGGAAAGGCAAG ACCATTGTTATCTATCTATTGGATCTAATATTCTTACAGGGAACCAAAATGGAAGCGGTTGCGTACGGCAACCAAACCATGAGGTTCGACCATTTGCTCCGTATAGGAGAATGTTATGACTTCATGAGAGTTGACTTCGCGCCTACTCATGTTGGTCCTTTGGGCTACATCTTCCGTTTATGTGCTGACTACTTTATGGTTCTATCTCTACAAAGTATGGCTAATGCACCACCGAGAGAGCTATGGATTTGTCAGTGTCCTCGTACCTTTATGGAATTCGAGGATGTATACGCTCAAGCTGAGTACTTTTTTACTG ATGTCATTGGTATAGTTGTGCATGTGTCGAATAGTCGAGGAAGGGATGACGTGTGGATGCGACCGTACAGATATGTGGTGCTGATGAATGAAAG GTATAATTGCATCATAATAACCGTCAAGTATACACACATATGCCATCACTTATCGGAATGGCGGCGAGCGGCATCAGAGTTGCGCGTTTTAGCTGGTTTCCATGTATAG
- the LOC136504908 gene encoding uncharacterized protein isoform X5, producing MRKQWPRKPLLYGIGTLLVTAGTGRHPWPASDVVLDVGCGTSVLSIFCTFAGGTCVLLYSSYMWRRRSFTITVCTTSLSSIVDMGSDCRSLKRKRVYADPPPTIIDTHVYRWVEFHEVGMEHISSIWDVSAMVFWKGKTIVIYLLDLIFLQGTKMEAVAYGNQTMSMANAPPRELWICQCPRTFMEFEDVYAQAEYFFTDVIGIVVHVSNSRGRDDVWMRPYRYVVLMNERYNCIIITVKYTHICHHLSEWRRAASELRVLAGFHV from the exons ATGCGGAAGCAATGGCCTAGGAAGCCACTGCTGTATGGAATCGGCACCCTGTTGGTCACAGCCGGCACTGGCCGACACCCCTGGCCGGCCAGCGAT GTAGTTTTGGATGTGGGTTGCGGCACTAGTGTTCTTTCGATATTTTGTACTTTTGCTGGTGGCACTTGT GTGCTACTATACTCCTCGTATATGTGGAGGCGCAGATCATTCACCATTACAGTCTGCACTACATCTTTATCATCAA TTGTCGATATGGGTTCTGACTGTCGGTCGCTCAAAAGAAAGAGGGTGTATGCTGACCCGCCACCTACAATCATCGATACACACGTCTATAG ATGGGTTGAATTCCATGAAGTGGGAATGGAACACATATCTTCCATATGGGATGTGAGTGCCATGGTTTTTTGGAAAGGCAAG ACCATTGTTATCTATCTATTGGATCTAATATTCTTACAGGGAACCAAAATGGAAGCGGTTGCGTACGGCAACCAAACCATGAG TATGGCTAATGCACCACCGAGAGAGCTATGGATTTGTCAGTGTCCTCGTACCTTTATGGAATTCGAGGATGTATACGCTCAAGCTGAGTACTTTTTTACTG ATGTCATTGGTATAGTTGTGCATGTGTCGAATAGTCGAGGAAGGGATGACGTGTGGATGCGACCGTACAGATATGTGGTGCTGATGAATGAAAG GTATAATTGCATCATAATAACCGTCAAGTATACACACATATGCCATCACTTATCGGAATGGCGGCGAGCGGCATCAGAGTTGCGCGTTTTAGCTGGTTTCCATGTATAG
- the LOC136504908 gene encoding uncharacterized protein isoform X6 gives MGSDCRSLKRKRVYADPPPTIIDTHVYRWVEFHEVGMEHISSIWDVSAMVFWKGKVRHHHGDTYLCVILKDEQGTKMEAVAYGNQTMRFDHLLRIGECYDFMRVDFAPTHVGPLGYIFRLCADYFMVLSLQSMANAPPRELWICQCPRTFMEFEDVYAQAEYFFTDVIGIVVHVSNSRGRDDVWMRPYRYVVLMNERYNCIIITVKYTHICHHLSEWRRAASELRVLAGFHV, from the exons ATGGGTTCTGACTGTCGGTCGCTCAAAAGAAAGAGGGTGTATGCTGACCCGCCACCTACAATCATCGATACACACGTCTATAG ATGGGTTGAATTCCATGAAGTGGGAATGGAACACATATCTTCCATATGGGATGTGAGTGCCATGGTTTTTTGGAAAGGCAAGGTACGACATCACCATGGTGATACATATTTGTGTGTAATTTTGAAGGATGAGCAG GGAACCAAAATGGAAGCGGTTGCGTACGGCAACCAAACCATGAGGTTCGACCATTTGCTCCGTATAGGAGAATGTTATGACTTCATGAGAGTTGACTTCGCGCCTACTCATGTTGGTCCTTTGGGCTACATCTTCCGTTTATGTGCTGACTACTTTATGGTTCTATCTCTACAAAGTATGGCTAATGCACCACCGAGAGAGCTATGGATTTGTCAGTGTCCTCGTACCTTTATGGAATTCGAGGATGTATACGCTCAAGCTGAGTACTTTTTTACTG ATGTCATTGGTATAGTTGTGCATGTGTCGAATAGTCGAGGAAGGGATGACGTGTGGATGCGACCGTACAGATATGTGGTGCTGATGAATGAAAG GTATAATTGCATCATAATAACCGTCAAGTATACACACATATGCCATCACTTATCGGAATGGCGGCGAGCGGCATCAGAGTTGCGCGTTTTAGCTGGTTTCCATGTATAG
- the LOC136502716 gene encoding ubiquitin-like-specific protease 1A: protein MECLFQPYEYLSNEVIDAYIKLLKAQEGLKKRPGGTVYLETACLVAIMKRDGEKNETIEANYPNCGTSQRPGLVQRVLAYLKHDMVFLPINVTNTHWYLAAINVDKREVQVLDSLGEMFGRVDLNKIRGGLRKQIYFILEETGPKEHKWLDVEVDTWPVREIFRGKLL, encoded by the exons ATGGAATGTCTTTTTCAGCCATATGAATACTTGTCTAACGAG GTCATAGATGCTTATATTAAACTGCTGAAGGCCCAAGAGGGTTTGAAAAAGAGGCCAGGAGGTACAGTCTATCTTGAAACTGCGTGCTTAGTTGCAATCATGAAGCGGGATGGAGAAAAGAATGAGACCATTGAAGCCAATTACCCTAACTGTGGCACTTCACAGCGTCCTGGTTTAGTTCAAAGGGTGCTAGCTTACTTAAAGCATGACATG GTGTTCCTTCCAATAAATGTTACAAATACACATTGGTACCTTGCTGCTATAAACGTCGACAAACGTGAGGTTCAGGTGCTAGACTCTTTGGGCGAGATGTTCGGACGTGTTGACCTCAATAAAATT CGAGGTGGATTGCGAAAACAGATATATTTCATATTGGAGGAGACAGGCCCGAAAGAGCACAAATGGCTAGATGTTGAGGTTGATACCTGGCCGGTTAGGGAGATTTTCCGCGGCAAATTATTATAA